The following coding sequences lie in one Silvanigrella aquatica genomic window:
- a CDS encoding DEAD/DEAH box helicase, whose amino-acid sequence MTNNNTVATEESSIFNLLPETLRTKLIAQGITKPTPIQQASYAPVLAGRDVIAQSRTGSGKTLAFGLPSFARLEKPQAGKPRILVLTPTRELAQQVADVFEANFKPQGFKILAITGGKSYRFQTSTLQRGVDAIVATPGRLNDLLEQGAVSLTGVEILVLDEMDEMLDFGFAEDIIKIKSAIGKKSQTLLFSATFPPKVTNIARQMVSNPFEVKVASTDTSTGQIEHGFIEVKMGRNLDALLGLLIYHDPEHAIIFCKTREETRNIHNALLERGFAAGVLNGEMTQNDRSQTMDRFKNRQLRILVATDVAARGIDISGLSHVINYTVPTNVETYTHRAGRTGRAGATGKAWTIITHMERREFQFVCNKIKINPTRIDLPDAKKIATQFFNNMLFRVNENSVAAQEYINQSVEQIISKLDADKLKEVLATLLKSEASRQLGKSLHVEDIAPPYKTEFGMNADTSKFSNGGGHSGDRGGRSRGGFGRGGDRGGRFGSSGGGRSYSDRGSKFGSSSSNDNKKSGSKGFGGRGTSKKSSESNGKRNYPIA is encoded by the coding sequence ATGACAAATAACAATACTGTCGCAACAGAAGAGTCCTCTATTTTTAACTTATTGCCTGAAACGCTTCGTACGAAACTAATCGCACAAGGTATTACAAAGCCAACACCTATTCAACAAGCATCATACGCTCCTGTTCTTGCAGGACGTGACGTTATTGCTCAAAGCCGAACAGGCTCTGGGAAAACTCTTGCTTTTGGATTGCCGTCCTTTGCACGCTTGGAAAAACCACAAGCAGGTAAGCCTCGAATTCTTGTGCTTACTCCGACTCGCGAACTTGCACAACAAGTTGCTGATGTTTTTGAAGCAAACTTTAAACCTCAAGGCTTCAAAATTTTAGCTATTACAGGTGGCAAAAGCTACCGCTTCCAAACTTCAACCTTACAACGTGGTGTGGATGCTATCGTGGCAACTCCAGGCCGTTTAAACGACCTTTTAGAGCAAGGTGCCGTCAGCTTAACGGGAGTAGAAATCCTTGTCTTAGACGAAATGGACGAAATGCTTGATTTTGGTTTTGCAGAAGACATTATCAAAATTAAAAGTGCCATTGGAAAAAAATCCCAAACTTTATTATTTTCAGCAACTTTTCCTCCAAAAGTAACAAATATTGCACGCCAAATGGTGTCAAACCCTTTTGAAGTTAAAGTCGCAAGTACAGATACAAGCACAGGTCAAATTGAACATGGCTTTATCGAAGTTAAAATGGGACGTAATCTTGATGCCCTCTTAGGCTTGTTAATTTATCATGATCCAGAACATGCTATTATATTTTGTAAAACTCGCGAAGAAACACGCAATATTCACAATGCTCTCTTAGAAAGAGGTTTTGCTGCAGGCGTTTTAAATGGTGAAATGACTCAAAACGACCGTAGCCAAACTATGGATCGCTTTAAAAATCGTCAACTCCGCATCTTAGTAGCAACAGATGTTGCTGCACGTGGTATCGATATTTCTGGTTTATCCCATGTTATCAACTATACAGTTCCTACAAATGTGGAAACATACACACACCGTGCCGGTCGTACAGGCCGCGCTGGGGCAACTGGAAAAGCTTGGACAATCATTACGCACATGGAACGCCGTGAATTCCAATTCGTTTGCAACAAAATTAAAATCAATCCTACACGCATTGATCTCCCTGATGCAAAGAAAATTGCGACTCAATTTTTCAATAACATGTTGTTCCGCGTAAATGAAAATTCTGTGGCAGCACAAGAATATATCAATCAATCTGTCGAACAAATTATTTCAAAACTTGATGCAGATAAGTTGAAAGAAGTGTTAGCAACTCTTTTAAAATCAGAAGCATCAAGACAGCTTGGTAAGAGTCTTCATGTTGAAGACATCGCACCTCCTTATAAAACAGAATTTGGCATGAATGCCGACACTTCTAAGTTTAGCAATGGTGGTGGACACAGCGGAGATCGCGGTGGGCGCTCCCGTGGTGGTTTTGGCCGTGGAGGTGATCGCGGCGGTCGCTTTGGTAGTAGCGGAGGAGGTCGTTCCTATTCTGACCGCGGAAGTAAGTTTGGAAGCTCTTCTTCTAACGATAATAAAAAGTCAGGCTCAAAAGGCTTTGGTGGTCGTGGAACTTCCAAAAAATCTAGTGAAAGTAATGGCAAAAGAAATTACCCTATTGCCTAA
- a CDS encoding HAD family hydrolase has translation MRNKKDLSNIQQKSAELKRIRNKITISGDWWDGKTHVLLDMDGTLIDQPGALFHNLFALGILFRMRSFGSFSQLFKAAQKTKEILLSNHSFSSNEDAFFETLASELNTSRLKIERFMSKFFDSDYPFICLFLHSDPYARKLVDLLHASNRHITLATNPVFGRREIELRLKASDLYLHDFDLVTSWDVMKSTKPHSTFFNETLKKIGTTPERTIMIGNDPYYDLPAHTLGIQTLLVGNKLNLKDIVASLEENMRQK, from the coding sequence ATGAGAAACAAAAAAGATCTTTCTAATATACAACAGAAAAGCGCCGAATTAAAAAGAATTCGAAATAAAATTACAATATCTGGCGATTGGTGGGATGGCAAAACACATGTCCTTTTAGACATGGACGGAACGCTGATTGATCAACCCGGTGCTTTATTTCATAATTTGTTTGCTTTAGGCATTCTTTTTAGAATGCGCAGTTTTGGCTCGTTCTCTCAACTTTTTAAAGCCGCACAAAAAACAAAGGAAATTCTACTTTCTAATCATTCTTTTTCTTCTAATGAAGATGCTTTTTTTGAAACATTAGCATCGGAACTCAATACCAGCCGCTTAAAAATAGAACGGTTTATGTCTAAATTTTTTGATTCCGATTATCCTTTTATCTGTTTATTTTTACATTCCGATCCTTATGCACGCAAACTGGTTGATTTATTGCATGCAAGTAATAGACATATTACACTTGCAACCAACCCTGTATTTGGGCGCAGAGAAATTGAATTAAGATTAAAAGCAAGTGACTTATACTTGCACGACTTTGACCTGGTAACATCATGGGATGTCATGAAAAGCACAAAACCGCACTCCACCTTTTTTAACGAAACATTAAAGAAAATAGGAACAACTCCGGAAAGAACCATTATGATTGGAAACGATCCTTATTATGATCTTCCCGCCCACACTCTCGGCATTCAAACTCTATTGGTTGGCAATAAGCTCAATTTAAAAGATATTGTTGCTTCTTTGGAAGAAAATATGCGACAAAAATAA
- the acpP gene encoding acyl carrier protein yields the protein MDTQVEAKQMEMKLIKIVAEKLNIEEKNITTASRFQEDLGADSLDIVELLMEIEEVFGVNISDEESERLKTVGDAVKFIAAKL from the coding sequence ATGGACACGCAGGTTGAGGCAAAACAAATGGAAATGAAACTTATCAAGATCGTTGCAGAGAAGTTAAATATAGAGGAAAAAAACATCACTACAGCATCCCGCTTTCAAGAGGATCTCGGGGCAGATTCCCTTGACATAGTAGAGCTTCTCATGGAGATTGAAGAAGTGTTCGGTGTAAATATTTCTGATGAAGAGTCAGAACGCCTAAAAACAGTTGGCGATGCTGTAAAATTCATCGCAGCAAAGCTCTAA
- a CDS encoding riboflavin synthase, with protein sequence MFTGIIQDIGKIDCISILKNAIRMTLLTELDSRHLVLGASVACNGCCLTVVESFKHAGKQYFTVDIGYQSLSLTNFNKLEVGSLVNLEPALCVGDSLGGHHMTGHVDALCKVIDFQKATDEFWKLTLSIPQNFSKWVIPKGSIGVAGISLTVANIISSEFSDTLVEIMIIPHTFYNTILQYIAPEISIEVEFDQTVKAIASLLETMLPNYIQACK encoded by the coding sequence ATGTTTACTGGAATTATTCAGGATATAGGGAAAATTGATTGTATTTCTATTCTTAAAAATGCAATCAGAATGACTCTTTTAACAGAATTAGACAGTCGTCATTTGGTTTTAGGAGCAAGCGTGGCTTGTAACGGTTGTTGTTTGACAGTTGTCGAAAGTTTTAAACATGCAGGAAAACAATATTTTACAGTTGATATTGGTTACCAAAGTTTAAGTCTAACTAATTTTAATAAGTTGGAAGTCGGTTCTTTGGTGAATCTTGAGCCTGCACTTTGCGTGGGTGATTCTCTGGGGGGGCACCATATGACGGGGCATGTCGACGCCTTATGCAAAGTGATCGATTTTCAAAAAGCAACAGATGAATTTTGGAAGTTGACTCTTTCTATTCCTCAAAATTTTTCAAAGTGGGTCATTCCCAAAGGCAGTATTGGGGTAGCTGGGATCAGTTTAACTGTGGCTAACATAATATCATCAGAATTTTCAGACACTTTGGTTGAAATTATGATAATTCCTCATACATTTTACAATACAATTTTACAATATATTGCTCCAGAAATAAGCATAGAAGTCGAGTTCGATCAGACGGTCAAGGCTATTGCGTCCCTACTCGAAACTATGTTACCTAATTATATTCAGGCTTGTAAATAA
- the glyA gene encoding serine hydroxymethyltransferase, with the protein MNHFLSFERADISKSDPEIASLFAKESHRLNEGLELIASENVASPAVLAALSSVLSNKYAEGYPGRRYYGGCEFNDQIEQIAIDRVKKLYGAEHANVQPHSGAQANQAVFLAFLQPGDTFLGMSLSHGGHLTHGSPVNISGMYYKAESYGVDSNGFIDYAEVAKKAQECKPKLIIAGASAYARSIDFAKFRKIADEVGALFLVDMAHIAGLVAGGQHLSPVPFADFVTTTTHKTLRGPRGGVILCKEKYAKAIDKAIFPGLQGGPLMHVIGAKAVAFGEALQPSFRNYAEQIVINARVLAETLLSHSISIVSGGTDNHLILIDLKESPLSGKDAEERLAKINITVNKNSVPNDPRKPMVTSGIRIGTPAITTRGLVAEDMKVLGEAIAFALKNDDSLIQRAKEMIDSLCKKYPLYSDGLQHKGYVSPK; encoded by the coding sequence ATGAATCATTTTCTTTCCTTTGAACGTGCAGATATCTCTAAATCAGATCCTGAAATTGCGAGTTTATTTGCAAAAGAAAGTCATAGACTCAACGAGGGTTTAGAGCTTATTGCGTCTGAAAATGTAGCTAGTCCTGCTGTGTTGGCAGCATTAAGTAGCGTATTGTCTAATAAGTATGCCGAAGGTTATCCAGGACGACGCTATTATGGTGGTTGCGAATTTAATGATCAAATCGAGCAAATTGCCATTGATCGTGTGAAAAAACTTTATGGAGCAGAGCATGCCAATGTGCAACCACACAGTGGAGCTCAAGCAAATCAAGCAGTATTTCTAGCATTTTTACAACCAGGGGATACTTTTTTAGGGATGAGTTTATCTCATGGCGGGCATTTAACACATGGTTCTCCTGTAAATATATCCGGAATGTATTATAAGGCGGAGTCTTATGGCGTTGATAGCAACGGATTTATTGATTATGCTGAAGTTGCTAAAAAAGCACAGGAATGCAAACCTAAGCTCATCATTGCAGGCGCAAGTGCATACGCTCGCTCTATCGATTTCGCAAAATTCAGAAAAATTGCTGATGAAGTGGGTGCTTTATTTTTAGTGGATATGGCTCATATTGCAGGTCTTGTTGCAGGAGGGCAGCATCTCAGTCCCGTTCCCTTTGCTGATTTTGTCACCACAACAACTCATAAAACTCTTCGCGGCCCTCGTGGTGGCGTTATTTTATGTAAAGAAAAATATGCTAAAGCAATTGATAAAGCGATTTTTCCGGGCTTGCAGGGAGGTCCTCTCATGCACGTCATCGGTGCTAAGGCTGTCGCTTTTGGAGAAGCTTTGCAGCCTTCCTTTCGTAATTATGCAGAACAAATTGTTATTAATGCACGCGTTTTAGCTGAAACCTTACTATCCCATAGCATTAGTATCGTATCAGGCGGAACTGATAACCATCTCATTTTAATTGATTTGAAGGAATCTCCTTTAAGCGGAAAAGATGCCGAAGAGCGCCTTGCTAAAATCAATATTACAGTGAATAAAAATAGTGTTCCTAATGATCCACGTAAACCAATGGTAACAAGCGGCATTCGTATTGGAACCCCTGCTATCACAACGCGGGGACTTGTCGCTGAAGATATGAAGGTTTTAGGAGAAGCAATTGCTTTTGCATTAAAAAATGATGACTCTTTAATTCAAAGAGCCAAAGAAATGATAGATTCTCTTTGTAAAAAATATCCTCTTTATAGCGATGGCCTGCAACACAAAGGTTACGTTTCACCTAAGTAA
- a CDS encoding glycerate kinase, whose product MRIVLAFDKFKGTFSARQVCELVAEGIRNRNPKIEIIQRPMADGGEGSAALLAASLGMESLRVEVSDLLGRTTEANVYWQNARRLAVLESAEILGNAKSLATEEGLLNSNTWGFGRLLQKAFPLRPQEVWLCIGGTLTADAGWGFASAFGLSAYDDLGNRLKPCIENMHKIKTFQQEDLPEYMKKCRITALCDVNAPAKGAGVSLASFLKQKGASDNNIPYVEKQIFHFWNSLKNYCPTIPRLEDAFTGAGGGICISLSAVFPNLKIEMGSKKIAKAIALAPSFSGSDLIVCGEGSLDDLTLYGKVVSTVSDLAIQNHHKLIGIFGKVTKNKQELKSKLGLSEIITLIEEGHTGLTANELMKNSKIKLYHIGQDLADKITKKGGH is encoded by the coding sequence ATGCGTATTGTTCTTGCTTTTGACAAATTCAAAGGAACTTTTAGCGCACGCCAAGTCTGCGAATTGGTGGCGGAAGGAATTCGCAACCGCAATCCCAAAATTGAAATCATTCAAAGACCCATGGCCGATGGTGGTGAAGGAAGTGCGGCTCTTCTCGCGGCAAGCCTAGGTATGGAATCCTTACGTGTCGAAGTGTCGGATCTTCTAGGCAGAACCACAGAAGCTAATGTTTATTGGCAAAATGCAAGACGTCTTGCTGTCCTCGAATCTGCAGAAATTCTTGGCAATGCAAAATCCTTAGCCACAGAAGAAGGATTATTAAACTCAAATACCTGGGGTTTTGGCCGCCTTTTACAAAAAGCGTTTCCCTTAAGACCCCAAGAAGTTTGGTTGTGTATTGGTGGGACACTTACAGCTGATGCCGGCTGGGGATTTGCCAGTGCCTTTGGCCTTTCGGCCTATGACGATCTTGGCAATCGACTAAAACCCTGTATCGAAAATATGCATAAAATTAAAACATTTCAGCAAGAAGATCTTCCTGAATATATGAAAAAATGCCGCATCACTGCTTTATGTGATGTGAATGCCCCCGCTAAAGGAGCAGGAGTTTCATTAGCATCTTTTCTAAAGCAGAAGGGAGCATCTGATAACAATATTCCTTATGTAGAAAAACAGATTTTTCATTTTTGGAATTCCTTGAAAAATTATTGCCCTACTATTCCTAGACTTGAAGATGCTTTCACGGGAGCAGGCGGCGGTATTTGCATTTCATTATCCGCGGTATTTCCCAATTTAAAAATTGAAATGGGTTCAAAAAAAATTGCAAAAGCCATTGCTCTTGCTCCCAGCTTTTCAGGTTCCGATCTTATTGTTTGTGGCGAAGGAAGCTTAGATGATTTAACTCTCTATGGAAAAGTAGTCAGTACTGTTTCTGATTTAGCAATTCAAAATCACCATAAATTAATTGGAATATTCGGTAAAGTAACAAAAAACAAGCAGGAATTAAAAAGCAAATTGGGCTTATCTGAAATTATCACTCTCATAGAAGAAGGTCATACAGGATTGACAGCCAATGAATTGATGAAAAATTCTAAAATTAAACTTTACCATATTGGACAAGATCTTGCTGATAAAATAACAAAAAAAGGCGGGCATTAA
- the pal gene encoding peptidoglycan-associated lipoprotein Pal yields the protein MNFSKVILSTSILTLAFLAASCSSTKKPGSSEPSKPVEVSSEPAAKVTTQNPGSSGSLNTIYFDFNKYDIRENQKEAADQIAESLKSNSSLAIQIQGNTDDRGSTEYNMALGQKRAVALKNYLMANGVKNKIETISYGKERPAVQGNNEEAWSKNRRDDIVKMK from the coding sequence ATGAATTTTTCTAAAGTTATCCTTTCGACATCTATATTAACTTTGGCATTTCTTGCCGCGAGCTGTTCCAGTACCAAAAAACCAGGCTCATCCGAGCCATCTAAGCCCGTTGAAGTGAGTTCAGAACCAGCTGCAAAAGTGACAACTCAAAATCCAGGCTCATCAGGTTCATTAAATACAATTTATTTTGATTTTAATAAGTATGATATTCGTGAAAACCAAAAGGAAGCTGCCGATCAAATTGCAGAGTCATTAAAATCAAATTCATCACTTGCTATTCAAATTCAAGGTAACACAGATGATCGTGGTTCTACAGAATACAACATGGCACTTGGACAAAAACGTGCTGTTGCTCTTAAAAATTACTTAATGGCAAATGGTGTTAAGAATAAAATTGAAACCATTAGCTATGGGAAAGAGCGTCCTGCTGTTCAAGGAAATAATGAGGAAGCTTGGTCGAAAAACCGTCGTGATGATATTGTAAAAATGAAATAA
- the lepB gene encoding signal peptidase I: MKYLKEFKEILIVLILVVLFRSCILNWYYIPSGSMIPTLKIGDHVVVNKLSYGFMLPFMETQILSWNSPQRGDVVVFQGPSSEGAQVLIKRVIATSGDNVSFVNGVLKINGIEVQETVNKDRSLLQDTGNNDDISDFSLISESGFSKFSHYILRKKNGGITSTENRTWVVPEGKVFCMGDNRDNSYDGRFWGFTDEKSIYGRAFLISYSTGDKGMWPHLRNERWFMTLAN; the protein is encoded by the coding sequence GTGAAGTATTTAAAAGAATTCAAAGAAATTTTAATTGTATTGATTCTTGTTGTTTTATTTCGTTCCTGCATATTAAATTGGTATTATATACCTTCCGGATCTATGATTCCCACTTTAAAAATTGGTGATCATGTTGTGGTCAATAAACTTTCTTATGGATTCATGCTTCCCTTCATGGAGACACAAATCTTGAGTTGGAATTCGCCGCAAAGAGGAGATGTTGTTGTCTTTCAAGGGCCTTCTTCCGAGGGGGCTCAAGTTTTAATTAAAAGAGTGATTGCTACTTCAGGAGATAATGTTTCTTTTGTAAATGGTGTCTTAAAAATAAATGGAATAGAAGTTCAAGAGACCGTAAATAAAGATCGCTCCCTTTTACAAGATACAGGTAATAACGACGATATTTCCGATTTTTCATTAATTTCTGAGTCCGGTTTTTCAAAATTTTCTCACTATATTTTGCGAAAAAAGAATGGGGGAATCACATCTACAGAAAATAGAACTTGGGTTGTTCCTGAGGGGAAAGTTTTTTGTATGGGTGATAACCGTGACAATTCTTATGACGGAAGATTTTGGGGTTTTACCGATGAAAAGTCTATTTATGGCAGAGCTTTTCTTATTTCTTACTCAACGGGTGATAAAGGAATGTGGCCGCATCTTCGCAATGAGCGTTGGTTTATGACGTTAGCAAACTAA
- the rpiB gene encoding ribose 5-phosphate isomerase B yields the protein MKIAIAADHAGRELKSYVIDFLTLTNHQVLDYGVAADSSASVDYPDYADIVASEVSAGRCDRGILICGTGIGMCMTANKFPGVRAAVVCDEFTARMSRAHNDSNIMCLGSRIVNYQRAIDFVKIWLAAECEEGRHRSRIGKVTAIEKRLAQ from the coding sequence ATGAAAATAGCAATTGCAGCAGATCACGCAGGAAGAGAGTTAAAAAGTTATGTCATTGATTTTTTAACTCTTACCAATCACCAAGTACTTGATTATGGTGTGGCTGCTGATTCTTCAGCATCTGTCGATTATCCAGATTATGCAGATATTGTTGCTTCAGAAGTGTCTGCTGGCCGTTGCGACAGAGGAATTTTAATCTGTGGAACAGGCATTGGTATGTGTATGACGGCAAATAAATTTCCAGGTGTTCGTGCTGCCGTTGTTTGTGATGAATTTACAGCACGCATGAGTCGCGCTCACAATGATTCAAACATTATGTGTTTGGGTTCTCGTATTGTGAATTATCAACGCGCCATTGATTTTGTAAAAATTTGGCTCGCGGCGGAATGCGAAGAAGGTCGTCATAGAAGTCGCATTGGTAAAGTTACAGCTATAGAAAAGAGGCTTGCTCAATGA
- a CDS encoding 50S ribosomal protein L25, with the protein MSLENTVIHATARGDASKGTVRKRRHSGLVPGILYKKGDSTKIEIAMSNLPKAHTRSSVMTLVLDGAEKTVLMREVQVNPLNDKPIHFDFQEVGSNDIIRVHVPLNFVGLTREQEKEGAFNIRTRYLEVKAPLSKLPKAIDVDVSGLKADQSIQLHDITIGEGITVRTGKGKNLALASLVKI; encoded by the coding sequence ATGAGCTTAGAAAACACCGTAATCCACGCCACTGCGCGCGGAGATGCATCCAAAGGAACCGTTCGCAAGCGTCGCCATAGCGGGCTTGTACCTGGAATCCTTTATAAAAAAGGTGATTCAACTAAAATTGAAATCGCTATGTCAAATCTTCCAAAGGCGCACACACGCTCCTCTGTGATGACCCTCGTTCTTGATGGCGCTGAAAAGACTGTCCTCATGCGCGAAGTTCAAGTCAATCCGCTTAATGACAAGCCCATTCACTTCGATTTTCAAGAAGTTGGGTCAAACGACATTATTCGTGTTCACGTTCCTTTAAACTTTGTTGGCCTCACACGCGAGCAAGAAAAAGAAGGTGCTTTCAACATCCGTACTCGTTACTTGGAAGTCAAAGCTCCTCTTTCTAAGCTTCCCAAGGCTATCGACGTTGATGTGAGCGGTTTAAAAGCGGATCAATCCATCCAACTCCATGATATAACTATCGGAGAAGGCATTACTGTCCGTACAGGCAAAGGCAAAAACCTTGCTCTTGCTTCTCTCGTCAAGATCTAA
- the pth gene encoding aminoacyl-tRNA hydrolase: MFILVGLGNPGHNYENTRHNIGFMLIDQIASESGVFLSQNRFGALTARANWQGHDVFLMKPQGYMNVSGNSVQQATQFFKINEEELIVLFDDLDQAPGAVKTRVGGGHGGHNGIRDILDKTSFEKFYRVKVGIGKPDHKSATANWVLGKFTQQELDSLEKESFPVAKNRILEILKQLSKKK, translated from the coding sequence GTGTTTATTCTTGTTGGCTTAGGGAATCCTGGGCACAATTACGAAAACACGCGACATAACATCGGATTCATGCTTATTGACCAAATAGCATCTGAATCCGGTGTTTTTTTATCGCAGAATCGATTTGGCGCTCTTACGGCGCGCGCAAATTGGCAAGGCCACGATGTCTTCCTCATGAAGCCACAAGGCTATATGAATGTCTCTGGAAATAGTGTTCAGCAAGCTACTCAATTTTTTAAGATAAATGAAGAAGAATTGATCGTCCTATTTGATGATCTAGATCAAGCGCCAGGCGCCGTAAAAACCCGTGTTGGCGGAGGCCACGGCGGACATAACGGTATTCGCGACATTCTCGATAAAACTTCCTTTGAAAAGTTTTATCGTGTAAAAGTGGGTATTGGCAAACCTGACCATAAAAGCGCGACGGCAAATTGGGTTTTGGGCAAGTTTACCCAACAAGAGCTTGATAGCCTTGAAAAAGAAAGCTTTCCTGTTGCTAAAAACCGCATTCTTGAAATCTTAAAACAGCTCTCAAAAAAGAAATAA
- the nrdR gene encoding transcriptional regulator NrdR, whose product MKCLQCQNPESKVLESRESRDGRTVRRRRECVSCGHRFTTFERSEEQPLSIIKRDGMRELFNREKLLKSMGIACQKRSVSPKSLDAIADWVESTCHSLEDREITSQKIGELVLEALLKLDPVAYVRFASVYRAFSSPEDFVLELKRLTEKAQSKNDFLLELQRDV is encoded by the coding sequence ATGAAGTGCCTGCAATGCCAAAACCCCGAAAGTAAAGTGCTTGAAAGTCGTGAAAGCCGCGATGGAAGGACTGTTCGGAGAAGAAGGGAATGCGTAAGTTGTGGACATCGATTTACGACATTTGAACGTTCCGAAGAGCAACCCCTTTCAATCATTAAAAGAGATGGCATGAGAGAGCTTTTTAATAGAGAAAAATTATTAAAAAGCATGGGAATTGCTTGTCAAAAGCGTTCCGTAAGTCCTAAAAGCCTTGATGCTATCGCTGATTGGGTAGAGAGCACTTGCCATTCTCTTGAAGATAGAGAAATCACCTCGCAAAAAATTGGTGAACTTGTGCTGGAGGCTCTTTTAAAACTAGATCCTGTGGCATATGTTCGCTTCGCTTCGGTTTACAGAGCATTTTCGAGTCCAGAAGATTTTGTTCTAGAATTAAAGCGACTTACGGAGAAGGCGCAAAGTAAAAATGACTTTCTTCTTGAGTTACAAAGAGATGTATAA